The following proteins come from a genomic window of Gossypium raimondii isolate GPD5lz chromosome 5, ASM2569854v1, whole genome shotgun sequence:
- the LOC128041087 gene encoding uncharacterized protein LOC128041087 translates to MGASYIDARRREFLNLTQGDRSVAEYEAKFLSLSRYTQGMVATEYDHCVHFEDGVRDSLRVLIALQMEHDFLALVEKAKIAEEVKRAERQTQDKERGKNKRDLEPQSPTEVQQPPRGRGQARGGNGMGRGQRALGKGSTYSYVACSVSKNLEIPVESTSSEVQGTIFLADLMELSFGELDMILGMDWLVKHRVSLDCAAKRVVLRTEGGNEVVMIGERQNYLANIISALVAEKLGRKGCEAYLAYISVSASRDSTFKDIRTVRDFSDIFPEELLGLPLNREVEFGIELFPGTAPMSIAPYRMAPKELTELKVLVVFIDDILVYSWIEDEHDKHLRIVLQILREKQLYAKFSKCEFWLHEVTFLGYYRRFVERFSLIAAPLNKLLRKGVPFDWANTQQESFEKLKTVLTEALVLVENGGTTDFTVNSDGVLCFRSRICVSNDEDLRQSILREAHGSPYTIHPDGNKMYRDPRELYWWPGLKREVTDFVARCLTCQQVKASISYLWVYCSRLRYRYENKSEVSPWKKVLRFGRKGKLSPRFIEPYHSLKRVGLVAYQLELPLVLDRIHDVSHISMLRRYRSNATHVVSIEKIEVWPDLTFEKEPIHILDRDVKVLQKKSIPLVKVLWCNHSTKEATWEPKDAMRQQYPHLF, encoded by the exons ATGGGGGCAAGCTACATTGACGCAAGAAGACGTGAGTTTCTGAATCTCACGCAAGGGGATCGTtcagtggccgagtatgaggccaAGTTTCTGAGTTTAAGCCGCTATACGCAAGGCATGGTGGCAACTGAATATGACCATTGTGTCCACTTCGAGGATGGAGTCAGGGATAGCTTAAGAGTGCTGATAGCTCTGCAGATGGAGCATGACTTTTTAGCACTGGTAGAGAAGGCGAAGATCGCTGAGGAGGTGAAGCGCGCTGAGCGCCAAACCCAGGATAAGGAGAGaggcaagaataagagggatttagAGCCTCAA TCACCGACAGAAGTTCAGCAGCCACCGAGGGGCCGTGGTCAggctaggggtggtaatggcATGGGTCGTGGGCAGAGAGCACTGGGCAAAG GATCTACGTATTCCTATGTTGCCTGTTCTGTTTCCAAAAACCTAGAAATTCCGGTTGAGAGTACTTCCAGTGAG GTTCAAGGGACGATAtttctggctgatttgatggAGCTTTCGTTTGGGGAGCTCGATATGATATTGGGGATGGACTGGTTGGTCAAGCATCGTGTCAGTTTGGACTGTGCGGCTAAGAGGGTTGTATTGAGAACTGAAGGGGGTAATGAAGTAGTTATGATTGGGGAACGTCAGAATTACTTAGCTAACATAATCTCTGCACTGGTAGCTGAGAAACTGGGTCGCAAAGGATGTGAGGCCTATTTGGCCTACATAAGTGTTTCTGCTTCTAGGGACTCTACTTTTAAGGACATTAGAACTGTGAGGGATTTTTCAGACATCTTTCCTGAGGAGCTATTGGGTTTACCTCTGAATCgagaagtggagtttgggattgagcttTTCCCTGGTACAGCTCCGATGTCTATCGCTCCCTATcgaatggcaccgaaggagcttacGGAGCTCAAG GTTTTAGtggtgttcattgatgatatattggTTTATTCGTGGATTGAGGATGAGCATGACAAGCACCTTAGGATTGTTCTTcagattttgagggaaaagcagctctatgctaagttcagcaagtgCGAGTTCTGGTTACATGAAGTAACatttctgg GTTATTATCGACGGTTTGTGGAAAGATTTTCACTGATTGCAGCACCCTTGAATAAGCTGTTACGTAAAGGTGTACCATTTGACTGGGCTAATAcgcagcaagagagctttgagaagcttaagactgTACTAACTGAGGCTCTTGTTTTG GTTGAGAATGGTGGCACTACTGATTTTACGGTAAACAGTGATGGGGTACTTTGTTTCCGCAGTCGGATTTGTGTATCGAATGATGAGGATTTAAGGCAGTCGATTCTGAGAGAGGCGCAtggtagtccctatactataCATCCCGACGGGAACAAGATGTACCGAGATCCTCGAGaattgtactggtggccagggtTGAAGCGTGAGGTTACTGACTTCGTTGCTCGCTGTTTGACTTGTCAGCAGGTTAAGGcgagcatcagttacctttgGGTTTACTGCAGTCGGTTAAGATATCGTTATGAAAATAAGAGCGA GGTCTCGCCATGGAAAAAGGTTCTGAGGTTTGGTCGCAAGGGCAAGCTGAGCCCTCGGTTTATTGAACCTTACCACAGTCTAAAACGTGTGGGACTTGTCGCTTatcagttggagttacctcTGGTGTTAGACCGCATTCATGATGTTTCTCACATCTCGATGTTGAGGCGCTACCGCTCTAATGCCACGCAtgttgtttctattgaaaagaTTGAGGTTTGGCCAGACTTGACCTTCGAGAAGGAGCCAATTCACATTCTGGACCGTGATGT